One segment of Candidatus Neomarinimicrobiota bacterium DNA contains the following:
- a CDS encoding adenosylhomocysteinase, with translation MTQTDRLPYKVKDISLAEWGRKEMTLAEAEMPGLMAIREEYGPSKPLAGARIAGCLHMTIQTAVLIETLTELGAEVTWSSCNIFSTQDHAAAAIAVTGVPVYAWKGMNDVEFDWCIEQTLFAFEDGQSLNLILDDGGDLTNMVLDQFPELVADIKGLSEETTTGVHRLYDRVKNGTLTMPAINVNDSVTKSKFDNKYGCKESLVDAIRRSTDIMMAGKVALVAGYGDVGKGSAASLRGAGARVIITEIDPICALQAAMDGFPVRRLETAIPEADIIVTTTGNKDIVQGHHFEAMKDKAIVCNIGHFDNEIDMAWLNNNYGNTKDEIKPQVDMYTIKGKNIIVLAEGRLVNLGCATGHPSFVMSNSFSNQTLAQLELWNNSENYTNDVHMLPKYLDEKVAFLHLNKLGVELTKLRDDQAEYIGVSVDGPFKPEHYRY, from the coding sequence ATGACTCAAACTGATAGATTACCTTATAAGGTTAAAGATATTTCTTTAGCTGAATGGGGTCGTAAAGAAATGACTTTAGCTGAAGCAGAGATGCCGGGCTTAATGGCCATCCGAGAAGAATATGGTCCCTCCAAACCATTGGCAGGTGCTCGCATTGCAGGTTGTCTGCACATGACAATTCAAACAGCTGTGTTAATTGAAACACTCACTGAGTTGGGTGCTGAAGTCACATGGTCTTCTTGCAATATTTTTTCTACACAGGATCACGCAGCTGCAGCAATCGCCGTCACTGGCGTTCCCGTTTATGCCTGGAAAGGTATGAACGATGTCGAATTTGATTGGTGTATTGAGCAAACACTTTTTGCTTTTGAAGATGGCCAATCATTGAACTTAATCCTCGATGACGGTGGTGACTTAACCAATATGGTTTTGGATCAATTCCCTGAATTAGTGGCAGATATTAAAGGATTGTCAGAAGAAACCACTACCGGTGTTCATCGGTTATATGACCGAGTTAAAAATGGCACACTAACTATGCCAGCGATCAATGTGAATGATTCTGTAACTAAATCAAAATTTGATAATAAATATGGTTGTAAAGAATCACTGGTTGATGCCATTCGCCGTTCAACCGACATTATGATGGCCGGTAAGGTTGCCTTAGTGGCTGGTTATGGCGATGTGGGAAAAGGGTCTGCTGCATCTCTGCGTGGTGCCGGCGCCAGGGTAATTATTACAGAAATTGATCCTATTTGTGCGCTTCAGGCGGCCATGGATGGATTCCCTGTGAGAAGATTGGAAACAGCCATTCCTGAGGCGGATATTATTGTAACAACAACAGGAAATAAAGATATTGTCCAAGGGCATCATTTTGAAGCCATGAAAGATAAAGCGATCGTTTGTAATATTGGTCATTTTGATAATGAAATTGATATGGCATGGTTGAATAATAATTACGGTAACACTAAGGACGAGATAAAACCCCAGGTGGACATGTATACCATTAAAGGAAAAAATATTATCGTTTTGGCTGAAGGTCGTTTAGTGAATTTGGGTTGTGCCACCGGACACCCTTCTTTCGTCATGAGTAATTCATTTTCAAACCAGACATTGGCTCAACTTGAATTGTGGAATAATAGTGAAAATTATACTAACGATGTTCATATGTTGCCAAAATATTTGGATGAAAAAGTCGCTTTTTTACACCTGAATAAACTTGGTGTTGAGCTGACAAAATTAAGGGACGACCAGGCGGAATATATTGGTGTATCCGTAGATGGGCCCTTTAAACCTGAGCATTACAGATATTAA
- a CDS encoding YjgP/YjgQ family permease, with product MKKLDLYLIRQFLTTLSMTLLGFVCVILIVDLIENLDRFIDNSIPAIITIKYYIYAIPWFLNIGLPMSMLISTVFSIGLLAKRNELTAMKATGISLYRIAIPITTIGLIISFISFELDNTWVSKGNEVRYNIEREYMKRRSRVKRQTDLRNVFLQKNEKTHISIGRYKVETTVGRSITAIALENGTVSQRIDARGIKWLDSLNTWNVTDFSIREFNSIGEVKDMTMSRGDTLLELNFTPEDITQQSKTPDEMNFAELTLRIDQLKKNGVDTTKWEVDRLFKISFAFTNLIVVLFGLPLVVMKSKGGLSFGAGMGIFVIFIYYAFIKFGMSMGYKGIMSPLTAAWMGNVIFSIGGMLLLVFARK from the coding sequence ATGAAAAAACTAGATTTATACCTCATTCGCCAATTTTTGACTACGTTATCCATGACGTTACTGGGATTTGTGTGTGTTATCCTGATTGTAGATCTCATTGAAAACCTCGATCGATTTATTGATAATTCCATCCCTGCCATTATCACAATTAAATATTATATCTACGCCATCCCCTGGTTTTTAAATATTGGCCTTCCTATGTCCATGCTAATTTCAACTGTTTTTAGTATCGGTCTTTTGGCAAAAAGAAATGAACTTACTGCCATGAAGGCCACCGGGATTAGCCTCTATAGAATTGCTATTCCTATTACCACAATTGGATTGATAATCAGCTTTATATCATTTGAATTGGATAATACATGGGTGAGCAAAGGCAATGAAGTCCGATATAATATTGAACGGGAATATATGAAGCGGCGATCCCGTGTGAAGCGCCAAACGGATCTCCGAAATGTCTTTTTACAAAAAAATGAAAAAACCCATATTTCTATCGGCAGGTATAAAGTTGAAACAACGGTTGGCCGCAGCATCACCGCCATTGCTTTAGAGAATGGAACTGTTAGTCAGCGTATAGATGCTCGGGGTATCAAATGGCTTGATTCCTTGAATACTTGGAATGTAACAGATTTTTCAATCAGGGAGTTCAATTCAATTGGTGAAGTAAAAGATATGACTATGTCCCGAGGTGATACTTTATTGGAACTTAATTTCACACCCGAAGATATTACGCAACAATCCAAAACGCCAGATGAAATGAACTTTGCCGAGCTTACTCTTCGGATTGATCAGCTTAAAAAGAACGGTGTAGATACTACCAAATGGGAAGTAGATCGACTATTTAAAATATCCTTTGCCTTCACAAATTTAATTGTTGTTCTATTCGGCTTGCCCTTGGTGGTAATGAAATCAAAAGGTGGATTATCTTTTGGGGCCGGCATGGGAATTTTTGTGATTTTTATATACTATGCCTTTATCAAATTTGGTATGTCCATGGGGTATAAGGGTATCATGTCTCCCCTTACAGCTGCATGGATGGGGAATGTGATATTTTCTATCGGCGGAATGCTACTTTTGGTCTTTGCCCGTAAGTGA